From a single Nothobranchius furzeri strain GRZ-AD chromosome 7, NfurGRZ-RIMD1, whole genome shotgun sequence genomic region:
- the aoc1 gene encoding diamine oxidase [copper-containing] has product MKLIFVLQLICLAGSSASKSREYAHHGAPMFADLTVSEMKAVRAYLHEIPEMKLTDARSKSLKKNSILLMELHLPRKHEALRALDRGHAKPPRQARVVIMFGNQIKPNITEYIVGPIPFPNYHEVKTFKGSKPVLFESRPITNVEYAHLENKLEEIATKAQKLIYESTGGFSYTNCTNRCLTFSDIAPRGLAPGQRRTWIMLQKFVEGYFIHPIGFEVLINHQDLDPDKWTVEKVWYNSMYFDSVEELIDKYESGEVEKFQLPVHDDNDLYSTYVPRGQSNTPTNIHGPKLVEPQGHRYHINHNFVEYFGWSFAYRVRSSAGLQVFDLRFNGERIAYEISLQEAIAFYSGDTPAAMQTKYIDAGWAMGSSTYELAPGIDCPEIATFIDLHHFFDTDKPVLHKNALCIFEMTTAMPLRRHFNSNFQGGYNFFGGLENTVLVMRTTSTVYNYDYIWDFLFYQNGVVEVKVSATGYIHATFFTPQGLDYGTKVYNYVLGNLHTHLIHYKVDLDIAGRENSFETLDLKYVNFTNPWSKQNFIVQSKLQRNEHKTERSAAFRFGKKFPRYLHFYNPNDKNKWGHQRGYRIQFNSHAHSVLPKGWKEEVGISWARYPLAVTRHKDSEATSSSIYTQNDPWEPVVSFEDYIRNNEDISNQDLVAWVTVGFLHVPHSEDIPNTATPGNAVGFFLRPFNFFNEDPSLASKSTVIVRPGQDGKPKIQRWTPEVIGHCVTERPFSYNGTYAGV; this is encoded by the exons ATGAAGCTTATCTTTGTGCTGCAGCTGATCTGCTTGGCTGGCTCTAGTGCTTCCAAATCTAGAGAATACGCTCATCATGGTGCCCCCATGTTTGCTGACCTTACAGTGAGTGAGATGAAAGCTGTCCGGGCTTATCTACATGAAATCCCAGAGATGAAGCTCACTGATGCTCGAAGTAAATCCCTGAAGAAGAACAGCATCTTGTTGATGGAACTTCACCTGCCAAGGAAACATGAAGCTCTGAGAGCTCTGGACCGTGGGCATGCCAAACCCCCCCGACAAGCTCGTGTGGTTATTATGTTTGGGAACCAAATTAAGCCCAACATTACTGAGTACATTGTGGGTCCCATACCATTCCCAAACTATCATGAGGTCAAGACATTCAAAGGGAGCAAACCTGTTCTCTTTGAGTCACGACCAATCACTAATGTAGAGTACGCTCATCTTGAAAATAAGCTGGAGGAGATCGCAACTAAAGCTCAAAAGCTTATTTATGAGAGCACTGGAGGCTTTTCCTACACTAACTGTACTAACCGCTGCCTGACGTTCTCAGACATTGCACCCCGTGGATTGGCTCCAGGTCAGAGGAGGACATGGATCATGCTGCAGAAGTTTGTGGAGGGTTATTTCATTCATCCGATTGGATTTGAGGTGCTGATCAATCATCAGGATTTGGATCCAGACAAGTGGACTGTTGAGAAAGTCTGGTACAACAGCATGTACTTTGACAGTGTTGAGGAACTGATAGACAAGTATGAATCAGGAGAAGTAGAGAAGTTCCAGTTGCCTGTTCATGATGATAATGACCTGTACTCTACCTATGTACCGCGGGGTCAAAGCAACACACCCACTAATATTCATGGGCCAAAGCTTGTTGAGCCTCAGGGGCATCGCTATCACATCAATCACAACTTTGTGGAATATTTTGGCTGGTCCTTTGCCTACAGAGTCCGCTCATCAGCTGGCCTCCAAGTCTTTGATTTGCGTTTTAACGGAGAAAGAATTGCCTATGAGATCAGCCTCCAAGAAGCGATCGCCTTCTATTCTGGTGATACTCCTGCTGCTATGCAAACAAAATACATAGATGCAGGATGGGCGATGGGCAGCTCCACTTATGAGCTGGCACCTGGTATTGACTGTCCTGAGATTGCCACATTTATTGACCTTCATCACTTCTTTGACACAGACAAACCTGTGCTTCACAAAAATGCTCTCTGTATTTTTGAGATGACCACTGCAATGCCCCTGAGAAGACATTTCAATTCAAATTTTCAGGGAGGATACAACTTCTTTGGCGGCTTAGAGAATACTGTACTGGTAATGAGAACAACCTCAACAGTTTACAACTATGATTACATTTGGGACTTCCTATTCTACCAGAATGGAGTTGTAGAGGTAAAGGTTAGTGCTACTGGATATATCCATGCCACATTCTTTACACCTCAGGGACTTGACTATGGCACAAAGGTATACAACTATGTGCTGGGCAACCTGCACACACACCTTATTCATTACAAAGTGGACCTGGATATTGCTG GTCGAGAGAACAGCTTTGAGACGCTGGATCTGAAATATGTCAACTTCACAAATCCATGGAGCAAGCAGAATTTCATCGTCCAGTCCAAACTCCAACGCAACGAGCACAAGACTGAGCGATCTGCTGCCTTCCGCTTTGGGAAAAAGTTTCCTCGATATCTGCACTTTTACAATCCTAATGATAAAAATAAATGGGGACACCAGAGGGGTTATCGGATTCAGTTTAATTCACATGCCCACAGCGTCCTCCCCAAAGGCTGGAAAGAAGAAGTTGGCATCAGTTGGGCCAG ATATCCCCTGGCTGTGACACGTCATAAAGACAGTGAAGCCACAAGCAGCAGCATTTACACTCAGAATGACCCCTGGGAGCCCGTGGTCTCATTTGAGGACTACATCCGCAACAATGAAGATATAAGCAACCAG GACCTAGTTGCCTGGGTAACGGTGGGTTTCCTACACGTGCCTCATTCAGAAGACATTCCCAACACGGCCACACCTGGGAATGCAGTAGGCTTCTTCCTCAGACCCTTCAACTTCTTTAACGAAGATCCCTCTCTGGCATCCAAAAGCACCGTCATTGTTCGTCCTGGCCAGGATGGCAAACCCAAAATCCAGAGATGGACGCCTGAGGTCATAGGTCACTGTGTGACAGAGAGGCCATTCTCTTACAATGGTACATATGCAGGAGTCTAA